A genome region from Tolypothrix sp. PCC 7712 includes the following:
- a CDS encoding pentapeptide repeat-containing protein, producing MSYLLQIWKRLSNYARGTKLPEFSQTESPEAEAVSSRGKTTPDFELGFKFAQDTLPDSLLPQQLQKRLEEWSNPGSGLPEFASEISSATLRIDAQRLTARYRQLYAQIYDLLGQSALTSDIVEQGMNLLIAGKKFRPVVLCQRLEEFYRRWCRGEFIDAAPNDNLPQKKMLQMLAKNREIGLRQVDIYTGLNVLILLLELHRYAQGRAELQQHITFYPSSQPDTESFFTSQLLRIINYSDAIEIGNFTSIVGEFLRGGNFRGAYLGNANLAGANFSGANLTGAYLGDANLTGANFSNANLSGANFGDANLSGANFSNANLSRTDLSSANFSGANLHHADLSRANLSHADLSSANLKNANLTSADLSSANLKDANLNSGDLSHAILFGANLSEANLTGLNLSHADLCRADLSGADLSRAILNGANLSDTILFSTKLHDAILVAADLSYAKLNGAKLNGAKLNGAMFLGADLSGVDLSGVILHDADLSGVILNDADLSGADLSDTMLFGTDLSYANLNQANLSGSNLSGALLNGADLSHTNLSYAILSNADVSEANLEEMTWGEKQQWETVRGLETAVNVPEGLKQQLGLGG from the coding sequence ATGTCCTATTTATTGCAAATTTGGAAGCGTTTAAGCAATTACGCCAGAGGTACAAAGTTACCAGAGTTCTCGCAGACAGAATCTCCGGAAGCTGAAGCAGTGTCTTCTAGGGGAAAAACAACTCCAGATTTTGAGCTAGGCTTTAAATTTGCTCAAGATACTTTACCAGACTCTTTACTACCCCAACAATTACAAAAAAGGTTGGAAGAATGGTCAAACCCCGGTAGTGGGTTGCCAGAGTTCGCGAGCGAGATATCATCCGCTACACTCCGCATAGACGCGCAGCGACTCACCGCCAGATATCGCCAATTATATGCACAAATTTATGATTTATTAGGTCAGAGCGCCTTGACCTCAGACATAGTTGAACAAGGCATGAACTTGTTAATTGCGGGGAAAAAATTTCGTCCAGTAGTCTTATGCCAACGCCTAGAAGAATTTTATCGTCGCTGGTGTCGAGGGGAATTTATCGATGCAGCACCGAATGATAACTTGCCTCAGAAAAAAATGCTACAGATGCTCGCGAAAAATCGCGAAATTGGACTAAGGCAAGTAGATATATATACAGGACTTAATGTACTCATATTACTTTTGGAGTTACACCGCTACGCTCAAGGGCGAGCTGAACTTCAGCAGCATATTACGTTTTATCCTTCCAGCCAACCGGATACAGAAAGTTTTTTCACATCGCAACTCCTACGTATTATTAACTATAGCGATGCCATAGAAATTGGGAATTTTACTAGTATCGTTGGGGAATTCTTAAGAGGCGGCAACTTTCGTGGTGCTTATTTAGGAAATGCTAACTTGGCAGGTGCTAACTTTAGCGGCGCTAACCTTACTGGTGCATACCTAGGAGATGCCAACTTAACAGGTGCAAACTTTAGCAATGCCAACCTCAGTGGTGCCAACTTTGGTGATGCCAACCTCAGTGGTGCCAACTTCAGCAATGCTAACCTCAGCCGCACCGACCTCAGCAGCGCCAATTTCAGCGGTGCCAATCTTCACCATGCCGACCTCAGCCGCGCTAACCTTAGCCACGCCGACCTCAGCAGTGCCAATCTCAAAAATGCCAATCTTACTAGTGCTGACCTCAGCAGTGCCAATCTCAAAGATGCTAACCTTAACAGTGGCGACCTCAGCCATGCAATACTTTTCGGTGCCAACCTCAGCGAAGCTAACTTGACTGGTCTCAACCTCAGTCATGCTGACCTCTGCCGTGCCGACCTCAGTGGCGCAGACCTCAGCCGTGCCATCCTCAACGGTGCCAACCTCAGCGACACAATTCTTTTCAGTACCAAACTTCATGATGCCATTCTTGTAGCTGCTGATCTGAGCTACGCCAAACTAAATGGCGCAAAACTCAACGGCGCAAAGCTCAACGGTGCAATGTTTTTAGGTGCAGATCTCAGCGGTGTAGATTTGAGTGGTGTAATTCTCCACGATGCCGACCTCAGCGGCGTAATACTTAATGATGCTGACCTGAGTGGTGCCGACCTGAGTGATACCATGCTTTTTGGTACCGACCTCAGCTATGCCAACCTCAACCAAGCCAACCTCAGTGGTAGTAACCTCAGTGGTGCTTTACTCAATGGCGCGGATCTCAGCCACACTAACCTTAGCTACGCCATACTCAGCAATGCTGATGTCAGCGAAGCCAACCTAGAAGAAATGACCTGGGGAGAAAAGCAGCAATGGGAAACTGTGCGCGGGTTAGAAACCGCAGTCAATGTGCCAGAAGGATTGAAGCAGCAGCTTGGGTTAGGGGGATGA
- the kdpC gene encoding K(+)-transporting ATPase subunit C, translating to MSIIREIIKSIRITLVLWLLTALIYPLLILVVGQVFFPLQANGSIMQNIDGQPDAPPIGSALIGQVFTSEKYFHGRPSTVRYSQGKKAKATGISGASNLAPTNPELLNRIVEQANQFRDENVQPTADLIYTSASGLDPHISVKSARQQLERVASARNVKAEEILPLINKYTDDRFLWVFGEPGVNVLRLNYALDLQEINLKAN from the coding sequence ATGTCTATTATTCGAGAAATCATCAAATCAATTCGTATAACTTTAGTACTTTGGTTACTAACAGCACTCATCTATCCTCTGTTAATTTTAGTAGTCGGTCAGGTGTTTTTCCCTTTGCAAGCTAATGGCAGCATCATGCAAAATATAGATGGTCAACCAGATGCCCCACCAATTGGTTCTGCCTTAATTGGTCAAGTATTTACATCAGAGAAATATTTTCATGGTCGTCCCAGTACAGTCAGATATAGCCAAGGTAAAAAAGCCAAAGCAACTGGCATCTCTGGCGCGAGTAATCTTGCTCCTACTAATCCAGAATTACTCAATCGTATTGTTGAGCAAGCTAATCAATTTCGAGACGAAAATGTTCAACCAACTGCAGATTTAATTTACACCTCTGCATCTGGCTTAGATCCTCATATTTCTGTGAAATCTGCTAGGCAGCAATTGGAGAGAGTCGCTAGTGCCCGTAACGTCAAAGCAGAAGAAATATTACCTCTAATTAATAAATACACTGACGATAGATTTTTATGGGTTTTTGGTGAGCCAGGAGTAAATGTTTTGCGATTAAATTACGCTCTTGATTTGCAAGAAATTAATCTTAAGGCAAATTAA
- the kdpF gene encoding K(+)-transporting ATPase subunit F, with product MNKNQDKNARQTKNIVWTKLRKQQLLLPTLMALGFTLAIAPVVYAASDVSLESRTTWAIGILGLVTISLVIYLFVVVFQPERF from the coding sequence ATGAACAAAAATCAGGATAAAAATGCAAGACAGACAAAAAATATTGTCTGGACAAAATTGCGTAAACAACAGTTACTACTGCCAACTTTGATGGCGCTAGGATTCACCTTAGCAATTGCCCCTGTAGTTTATGCCGCCTCAGATGTCAGTTTAGAAAGTCGCACCACTTGGGCAATTGGCATTTTGGGACTTGTCACAATATCGCTTGTTATATACTTGTTTGTTGTCGTTTTTCAGCCAGAACGCTTCTAA
- the kdpB gene encoding potassium-transporting ATPase subunit KdpB → MNQAAATSKARPPRSRSGDRRQPRKKTKISATGIYLRAIKDAFVKLNPQHAIKNPVMFLVWVGTLITLVVTIDPSLFGPVQQNNPQLFNGILTGILFFTVWFANFAEAVAEGRGKAQADALRSTKSETTAKQLATDGTITEVPSSSLKQGDTVYVVAGDFIPADGEVIMGVASVDESAITGESAPVLKESGSDVASSVTGGTRIISDELIIRITAESGKGFIDRMIALVEGAERSKTPNEIALTVLLAVLSLVFLFVVVTLPAFAYTVKNPVSIPVLIALLVALIPTTIGGLLSAIGIAGMDRVAQFNVIATSGKAVEACGDVNTLVLDKTGTITLGNRLAEEFIPINGHTLEDIANVAWVASVFDDTPEGKSIVRLAEKLGARVDFDYNQAQAVEFSAKTRMSGTNLPGGREVRKGAVGAIKGFVRSRNGRETPELDAAYERVSQQGGTPLAVCLDHEIYGVIYLKDIVKPGIRERFDQLRRMGVRTIMLTGDNHITAAVIAKEAGVDDFIAEATPEDKITVIKQEQAKGKLVAMTGDGTNDAPALAQANVGLAMNTGTQAAKEAANMVDLDSDPTKLIDIVSVGKQLLITRGALTTFSLANDIAKYFAIIPIIFASANLQSLNIMKLTSTNSAVLSALIYNALIIPALIPLALKGVNFRPLTANQLLQRNILIYGLGGIITPFIAIKIIDILITLAGLT, encoded by the coding sequence ATGAATCAAGCTGCAGCTACCTCCAAAGCTAGACCTCCGCGTTCTCGTTCAGGCGATCGCCGTCAACCACGCAAAAAGACCAAAATCAGTGCTACAGGCATCTACTTGCGAGCCATTAAAGATGCTTTTGTCAAGCTCAATCCGCAACACGCCATCAAAAACCCAGTAATGTTTTTGGTGTGGGTTGGTACGCTCATTACTTTAGTGGTTACCATCGATCCCAGCTTATTTGGCCCAGTACAACAGAATAATCCGCAACTCTTCAACGGCATATTAACTGGGATTTTGTTTTTCACAGTCTGGTTTGCCAATTTTGCCGAAGCTGTAGCCGAAGGACGAGGTAAAGCCCAAGCCGATGCTTTGCGATCGACAAAATCAGAAACAACTGCCAAACAACTTGCCACCGATGGCACTATTACCGAAGTCCCATCCAGCAGCCTCAAACAGGGTGATACCGTCTACGTAGTAGCAGGTGATTTCATTCCCGCCGATGGGGAAGTGATTATGGGTGTGGCTTCTGTAGATGAATCGGCAATTACTGGAGAATCTGCACCAGTACTGAAGGAATCTGGCTCGGATGTTGCTAGTTCTGTGACTGGTGGTACGCGGATTATCTCTGATGAATTGATTATCCGCATTACAGCCGAATCAGGCAAAGGGTTCATCGACCGGATGATTGCCTTGGTGGAAGGGGCAGAACGCAGCAAAACACCCAATGAAATTGCTTTGACTGTATTGTTGGCAGTTCTCAGCTTAGTGTTTTTATTTGTAGTCGTAACTCTGCCTGCATTTGCTTACACCGTTAAAAATCCAGTCAGCATCCCGGTTTTAATTGCCTTATTAGTTGCATTGATCCCCACCACTATTGGCGGATTGCTAAGTGCTATTGGCATCGCCGGGATGGATCGAGTCGCCCAATTTAACGTGATTGCTACATCTGGTAAAGCTGTCGAAGCCTGCGGTGATGTTAATACCCTAGTTCTCGATAAAACAGGGACAATTACCCTTGGTAACCGCTTGGCAGAAGAATTTATTCCGATTAACGGTCATACACTTGAAGACATCGCCAATGTTGCTTGGGTAGCTAGCGTATTTGATGATACGCCTGAAGGGAAATCGATTGTGCGACTAGCAGAAAAATTAGGCGCAAGGGTAGATTTTGACTACAATCAGGCACAAGCAGTAGAGTTTTCTGCTAAAACCCGCATGAGTGGCACCAACTTACCCGGTGGGAGAGAGGTACGCAAGGGAGCCGTGGGAGCAATTAAAGGGTTTGTACGTTCCCGTAATGGCCGCGAAACCCCAGAACTTGATGCAGCTTACGAGCGAGTTTCCCAGCAGGGCGGTACACCCTTAGCTGTGTGCTTAGACCATGAAATCTACGGCGTAATTTATCTCAAAGATATTGTCAAACCTGGCATTCGCGAACGCTTTGACCAGTTACGCCGCATGGGAGTACGTACCATTATGCTGACTGGAGACAACCATATTACGGCGGCGGTGATTGCCAAAGAAGCTGGCGTTGATGATTTCATTGCCGAAGCCACCCCCGAAGATAAAATTACTGTCATTAAGCAAGAACAGGCGAAAGGCAAACTAGTCGCCATGACCGGAGATGGCACCAATGATGCCCCAGCCTTAGCACAAGCTAATGTGGGATTAGCCATGAATACGGGGACTCAGGCAGCAAAAGAAGCAGCAAACATGGTGGATTTAGACTCAGACCCCACAAAATTGATTGATATCGTCAGTGTTGGTAAACAATTGCTCATTACCCGTGGGGCGTTGACAACATTTTCCTTAGCTAATGATATTGCTAAATACTTTGCAATCATTCCCATAATCTTTGCCTCTGCTAATTTGCAAAGCCTAAATATTATGAAATTGACTAGTACTAATTCAGCAGTATTATCGGCATTAATTTATAACGCTTTGATTATTCCTGCCTTAATTCCTTTAGCTTTAAAGGGCGTAAATTTTCGACCCTTAACAGCTAATCAACTACTGCAACGTAATATTTTGATTTATGGTTTAGGTGGAATCATTACACCATTTATAGCCATTAAAATAATCGATATTCTAATTACACTAGCAGGTTTAACTTAG